A window from Bufo bufo chromosome 1, aBufBuf1.1, whole genome shotgun sequence encodes these proteins:
- the LOC121005417 gene encoding aldo-keto reductase family 1 member C1-like, producing MAVEPYVLLNDGHRIPVIGFGTYAPDKFPKSMAEEATRLAIEAGYRHIDCAYLYGNEVEVGRAIKEKITDGTIKREDLFHTGKLWSTFHSPELVRPALEKSLKDLQMDYLDLFLIHMPVEFKPGEDLVPLDENGKCLYNNTDLRDTWAAMEQCKDAGLVKSIGVSNFNRSQLKLILDKPGLKYKPVCNQVECHIYLNQSQLLEFCKSQDVLLVAYSVLGSSRDETWDIGKDAPVLLEDPILHAIADKLGRTPAQVAMRYLLQRGIVVLAKSFSPARIKQNLQVLDFHLSQEDMTTLDGQNKNQRYDSILMWKDHPKYPYHDEY from the exons TTTCCTAAAAGCATGGCAGAAGAGGCTACAAGACTGGCCATTGAAGCTGGATACCGACACATTGACTGCGCCTACTTGTACGGCAATGAGGTGGAAGTTGGTCGGGCCATTAAAGAGAAGATTACAGATGGAACCATAAAAAGAGAAGACTTGTTCCATACTGGAAAA TTGTGGAGCACATTCCACTCTCCAGAACTGGTGCGCCCAGCTCTGGAGAAATCCCTAAAAGACCTCCAGATGGATTACTTGGATCTTTTCCTCATTCACATGCCTGTTGAGTTTAAG CCTGGAGAAGATCTGGTACCTTTGGATGAAAATGGAAAATGTCTTTACAACAACACCGACCTCCGAGACACCTGGGCA GCTATGGAACAGTGTAAGGACGCCGGCCTTGTGAAATCCATAGGTGTGTCCAATTTTAACCGCAGCCAGCTGAAGTTGATCCTAGATAAACCAGGACTCAAATACAAACCAGTCTGTAATCAG GTAGAATGTCACATCTACCTGAACCAAAGCCAGCTGCTGGAGTTCTGCAAATCACAAGATGTCCTGCTGGTTGCGTATAGTGTCTTGGGGTCCAGTCGGGATGAAACATGGGA tataggtaAGGACGCCCCCGTTCTCCTGGAGGATCCCATTCTGCATGCAATAGCTGATAAACTAGGCCGAACCCCCGCCCAGGTAGCAATGCGGTACCTGCTGCAgagaggaattgttgtgcttgcgAAGAGCTTCTCTCCAGCAAGGATCAAACAGAATTTACAG GTTCTAGATTTCCATCTTTCACAAGAAGACATGACCACTCTGGATGGCCAGAATAAAAATCAGCGTTATGACAGCATTCTAAT GTGGAAGGACCATCCAAAATACCCTTATCATGATGAATATTAG